From Kitasatospora sp. MAP12-44:
TCCTGGCCGAGCCGGTGCTCAGCGCGCCGGTCACCCTGGTGCTGGTGGCCGCGCTCTGGATCATCGGCGCCGCCACCGGCTCGCTGCGCGCCCACCCGCCGCACCACGTACTGGACGACATCGGCGTGGGCATCAGCACCCTGGAGGCCGGGCACTGGTGGACCCCGGTCACCTCGCTCTTCTGGTGCTCGGGGATCGCCGCGTATGTGGCGTCCACCCTCCTGCTGCTGCTGATCGGCCCGCAGGCGGAGCGCCGGCTCGGCACCCCGCAGACGGCCTGGGTGCTGGTCGGCGGTCAGGTGGCCGGCACGCTGCTCGGCACCGGCCTGGTCCGGCTCGGCGTGGCGGCCGGCTCGGCCTGGACCGAGGACATCAAGGACCAGATCGCGGTCGGCCCCACCCCCGGGATCTTCGCGCTGGCCATGGTGCTGAGCTTCCGGCTCACCACACTCTGGAAGCGCCGGCTCCAACTCCTCGCGCTGCTCGTCCCGTTGGTGATGGTGCTGTACGTCGGCTACCTGTCCGGCGTGCAGCGGCTGGCCGGCGCGGTGGTCGGCCTGCTGGTCGGCGCCGCGCTCCACGGACGGCCAGGCGACCTGCGCCCGCACCGCTCCTCGCACAACGAGACCCGGGTGCTGGTGGCGCTGTGCGTGGCCGCCTCGGCGGTCGGTCCGCTGGTGGCCAGCCTCTACAAGAACGCCACCGGCCCGTTCAACGTCCTGGGGGATCTCTACTTCTCGCAGGCGCCCACCGGCGAGGACATCCGCGCCGCCTGCGAGACCTCGGCGCAGGAGTGCGCGCGGGCGCACTCGACCCAGCAGTTCTTCAACTCGCCGGGCCTGCTGATGGGCATCCTGATCCCGGTGCTGCTCTTCGTGCTGGCCGAGGGGCTGCGCCGGGGCCTGCGGCTGGCCTGGTGGATCACGGTCGCCGCGCAGGTGGGCTGGATGTCGCTGGTCGGCTGGGGGGTCAAGGACGCCTTCAGCGGCACCGACCGGGCCGATCCCACCTCCTATGTGCTGCAGATCTTCGGTGAGGCGCTGCTGCTGCCGGTGCTGATCCTGATGCTGCTGCTGCTCACCCAGGACCGGTTCGGACTGCGGTTGCCGCGCCGGGCGGTGATCCTGCTGGCCGTGGTGATCGGCGGCGCCTTCCTGCTCGCCTGCGCCGCGTACGTGGGGATCGGCTGGCTGCTGCGTGACCAGTACGAGCCGCCGGCCAGCCTCGCCAGGCTGCTGAAGGGCCTGCCCGCGGAGTTCCTGCCGCCCGCCTACAACGACCTGCTGCCGGCCTATCCGGTGCCCTCCGGCGGCGCCGGCCGGGCGCTGGAGGACTACTGCGGGCTGCTGTTCTGGGTGGTGGCGCTGACGGCGCTGCTGGTGGTGTTCCGCCGGCCGTGGGTGCATGTGGACGCGGCCGCCGCCGCGCGCGCTCGGGCCCTGCTGGAGCGGCACGGCGGCTCGACGCTGTCGTTCATCTCGACCTGGGACGGCAACCACTACTGGTTCGACGAGCGCGGTGAGGCGGGCGTGGCGTACCGGGTGTTCGCGACGGTGGCGCTGACCACGGGGGATCCGTTCGGGGAGCCGGCGGCGTGCGAGCGGGCGGTGGCGGGGTTCGCCGCGTACTGCGACGCGCGCGGGTGGACGCCGTGCTTCTACAGCGTGACGGCGCAGACCCGGGGCAGGGCGGTGGCGCTCGGGTGGCGGTCGCTGCAGGTGGCGGAGGACACCGTGGTGGCGCTGCCGGAGCTGGCGTTCACCGGCAAGAAGTGGCAGGACATCCGCACCTCGCTGAACAAGGCCAAGAAGGAGGGGATCACCGCGCAGTGGTGGACCTGGGGGAAGGCGCCGCTGGTGATCCAGGACCAGGTGCGGTCCATCTCGGAGGAGTGGGTATCCGACAAGGGACTCCCCGAAATGGGCTTCACCCTGGGCGGGTTGGAGGAGCTGGACGATCCGGCGGTGCGGATGCTGGTGGCGGTGGACGAGGACCGCACGGTGCACGGGCTGACCAGCTGGATGCCGGTCTACCGGGAGGGTGAACCGGTGGGGTGGACGCTGGACTTCATGCGGCGCTCGGACGGCGCGTTCCGCGGGGTGATGGAGTTCCTGATCGCCTCGGCCGCGCTGGGATTCAAGGAGGAGGGGGCGCTGTTCCTCAGCCTGTCGGGCGCGCCGCTGGCCCGCGCCGACCAGGGCGAGGTGGGGACGGCGTTGCAGCGGATGCTGGACTGGATGGGGCGCACGCTGGAGCCGGTGTACGGGTTCCGCTCGCTGCTGGCGTTCAAGTCGAAGTTCCAGCCGGAGTACCGCCCGATGTACATGGTGTACCCGGACCCGGCGGCGTTGGCGAGCATCACCCGGGCGATCGGCAAGGCATACCTACCACATCTGACGCCAAGTCAGGGCATGCGCCTGATGCGCAAGTTGTCGTCCTAGCTCCAGCTCCCGGATTCACCACGGGGGACTGCCGGTAAATGGCGCTGAGCTGCCGGTGGGTAGATACGATACGAGTACCGAAGATGGGCGCGATCC
This genomic window contains:
- a CDS encoding rhomboid family intramembrane serine protease produces the protein MNSPTDRTDAAVPLAPGPERGYRWVRQLALLAEPVLSAPVTLVLVAALWIIGAATGSLRAHPPHHVLDDIGVGISTLEAGHWWTPVTSLFWCSGIAAYVASTLLLLLIGPQAERRLGTPQTAWVLVGGQVAGTLLGTGLVRLGVAAGSAWTEDIKDQIAVGPTPGIFALAMVLSFRLTTLWKRRLQLLALLVPLVMVLYVGYLSGVQRLAGAVVGLLVGAALHGRPGDLRPHRSSHNETRVLVALCVAASAVGPLVASLYKNATGPFNVLGDLYFSQAPTGEDIRAACETSAQECARAHSTQQFFNSPGLLMGILIPVLLFVLAEGLRRGLRLAWWITVAAQVGWMSLVGWGVKDAFSGTDRADPTSYVLQIFGEALLLPVLILMLLLLTQDRFGLRLPRRAVILLAVVIGGAFLLACAAYVGIGWLLRDQYEPPASLARLLKGLPAEFLPPAYNDLLPAYPVPSGGAGRALEDYCGLLFWVVALTALLVVFRRPWVHVDAAAAARARALLERHGGSTLSFISTWDGNHYWFDERGEAGVAYRVFATVALTTGDPFGEPAACERAVAGFAAYCDARGWTPCFYSVTAQTRGRAVALGWRSLQVAEDTVVALPELAFTGKKWQDIRTSLNKAKKEGITAQWWTWGKAPLVIQDQVRSISEEWVSDKGLPEMGFTLGGLEELDDPAVRMLVAVDEDRTVHGLTSWMPVYREGEPVGWTLDFMRRSDGAFRGVMEFLIASAALGFKEEGALFLSLSGAPLARADQGEVGTALQRMLDWMGRTLEPVYGFRSLLAFKSKFQPEYRPMYMVYPDPAALASITRAIGKAYLPHLTPSQGMRLMRKLSS